The sequence CAGCTTATGCTCCGGCTGAAACACGAAATCGGCCCAAACAGTATCTAACACAAAGATTTCTTTCGCAACCATCGGACCGTTGACCGCCAGCATCCACGTTTTGCCATCGCCAAGCGTCGGATTGACGTGTGCGAAATCGGTGAAGTTCGGCCACCGGTCCGTCGTATCCGTCCCGATGTAAACCGGCGTGTGCAAATAGCAGAGACCATTGACGTTCCGCACGCTATCCCAGGAATACGAGTAGCCGGGCCGAAAAATGTCAATCAGGTGATGGTACTGGTCCGAAGTGCTCTCGTAGCTCCACATCTGGAGCCCATTGCCCGTGACCTCCATCGTGAGACTATGCGTGAAGTCATCGATCCCGCGCATTACGTCATAGGGGAAGCAACTGAGATCGATGTTACCACCCGCATTCTCTGAAAACGAAACCGCCGAACTGGACATGGGCTCAGAGCGGTGAAAACGGTTCGAGCTGGTATCGGTGTGGTCGACCCAGCGATTGTAAGAGATATAGCGCCAATCGCCCGGAAACAGTCCGCCGCCAAACCTCGGCCTATTCTCATACCAGTTTCCCCCATAAATGCTCAGCCCGGGATTTGGATAGGTGTTGCCCGGATACGGCATGACCCCACCACCGATCTGCAGTTGATCCTTCGGAATGCCGAGTCCCGTAGCCGAGTCCGGCGGCAGGTCAATCCCGACGTTGCCATTCGAGAGAATCGTCAGGCGTTCGAAATCGGTGTCGATGACTGCGAGTGGCAGCGATGCCGAATCCGGACTCGTCGCGAACCGGATCGCACCACCGAGCGATCCGCCGAAACTGCGCCAGAAGTCCGTGAGGATCAGATCGCCGTGGTTCGCGCGCAACACGAAATCCTGACCTCTGATGAGCGATGAGTACCGCAGCGAATCCACAGGTGTCAGTGGAATCAGTCCAAGGATTCCGGACGCGTTGGTATTCGTTGATGTGGCTTGCGAGAACCGCAGAACCGCTGGCCTTGTGAGCGAGTCCGTTGAATCGTAGTGGATGTGTAACGCATTCCACGGACCGCCGTCGAGTTGCGTGCCGATTCCAACGGGTGGATTGCTCGGCCATTTCTGCGTCCCCGTCGAGTTCGTGACGCCCTGCGAAACCGCTTGTCCGCTAATCGAGATCATGCCAAGGACCAATAGCACGGAAATACTACAACGTCTCATCTTGAACCTCCTGTTTTTGATAATAACTTCGAGAACCAGGGTTTGTTACTAACTACTTGGGCAAAACTACGAAATAATCACACTCATAGTGTGAAAGCTAATTCGCGAAGCTGTCGGAAATTGCGGCAGTGGATATTCGCAGAACTGTAGGGGATAATATTAGAGGCTACCGTCACAAGAAGAATTACACGCAGGAAAAACTTGCGGTGCTCTCAGGCTTGCACATCAACTACATTAGCTCGGTCGAGCGTGGTGAACGCAATCTTGGAATTGTCAATCTCGTAAAGATTGCAAAAGCTCTTCGAATTCCTTCCGAGTACTTACTCATTCCTCGTTCGCACGAATCAATTGGTCCGGCGGTCAACGCTGCAAAGAAGGTTTGAGTATTTCGTGCGGTTCTAAGCTGGCAATCGAACTCGCCGCAAGATGCCGAAATTGCACTGGATTGGCGGGTGTCCCGAGGAAGCCTATTTTGTTGGACGAATTATTTGTAACCGTAGGCACTCTCGAGCGTTTTAAACATAGAGCATCATGCGATTAATCAGGAGGAAGGGTCTCGCGGGAACGCGCGCCGATGGAATGGCTGCGCCTCGCGAAGCTTTGTCTACCGCGCCGCATGAATCAGCCACCGTTCTGGATGCCTTCGCGGATTCGCTCGCAACTCCGATCGCCGGTGCCACCATTGCGAGCACAGCCACCGAGCCGCGCTATCTCAGCGATGAGGATCTCTGGCAAGCGTTCAGGTCCGGTGAAGATGCAGCGTTCAGTATGCTCTATGCCCGGTATGGCGACAGGCTCTATGCGTACCTGAAATTCTTGCTCGCCCATGCGCCCCGGCATTTGGACGATGTATTCCAGGAAACCTGGATCACGGTATTCAAGGAGCGTGGCGCGTTTCACGCAAATACGACCAATGCATTTAGTGGCTGGCTCTTTCGTGTTGCGCATAATCTTGCGATCAGTCAGGTGCGGCGCGATCAAAAGACAATTCCGATCGACGACCTCGATTTTGACAGCGAACTGATCGAAGGCTTTGTCGTGGAGGCCGCGCAGGAAACATACGGGACGCCGAATCCTGATGAGGTCATGCACCAGGTTTCTTTGGCTGTCGAAGAACTGCCGCTCCTATTGCGAGAAGTATTCGTGCTTTCGGAGTTCGATCATCTGACGCTCGAACAAATCGGTGAGATGCTCGGCATCTCACGCACGAATGCGAAGGTTCGGCTCTTCCGTGCCCGCCGCGAAATTCGCGAGCGACTGGCTAACGTTTTGGATTTATAACGCTCAGCGGGAATCTTGCCCGCGACGGAGATAGGTATGGCAATAAATGAAGAACGGATTTTGGATTTCCTCGATGGCCGGCTGAACTCCGGTCAGGAAGAGGAATTATTGCACACGCTGGCCGTCTCGCCCGAACGGCGGGGGCTGCTGCGCGCCCACATGCGGCTCCGTGAGTTGACAAGTAACCTCGCGAGCGCCGAGCGCTTGAGCGTCCCGAAACACGTGACCAGTCAGCTTTTTCGGACGTTGCAGACGATGGGACTCTCGGCCACCGCCAGCACCGATCAGATTCTGACGAATGCGCCCCAACTCGCAAAGCTGGCACTTGCCGAAAAGACCGCTGAGACGTTCGGGACATCCGCGATTGCCGTTGGCACCGGCTGGCAGTTGAGCTTTGCCTCGATTGCCGCAGCCACGCTCCTTTCGTTCACACTTGGCGCTGGCGCCTACCATGTCTTCGCGCGAAGCCTTGGATTGACCAGCGTGCCAGAAGTCCGGACCATCGTTCAACTGGTGCCTCAGCCAGCGACACCATCGCCGGCCAATCTCCAAAGTAAGGCGACTTCTCCCATGCATTCCGACGAAGCGCCTCTCTCGCTCGATCACACGACCAACATCAGAGCCTCAGCACCGGCTGCGCCAACGGTGTCAACTCTGCCAGGTTCGTTCGAGGGCGGACCTTCGATCGCATCCGCTTCTCCACTCGATAGACCAATCCTGCCAGAGAAGTCCGATCAATTCACGAAGCTTGCCAGCCAGCATTTGATGGCTCGAGCAATCGAGACACCGCTCGAAAGCGAGAAAGGAACCATCAGCTTCCGATATGGCACCGGTGTGATGCCGACCAACAATATCAGCTCGATGAGCTCTCTTTCGGAAGTGAAATTTCGTTGGACATTATGGAATTACGTCGTTGGCCAGGCATCACTGGGTCAACTTCAGAGCTTCGTCCACGAAGCCAAGTTGAATCCCGACCCGAGAAAGCAAGGCGAAATCACCACGGAGGAAGTGGCGAACAGCACCTTCGTGATTGGCGCGGAAGCCGGCTTAACTTTGGACCCACTGCATTTGCCATTCGAAGCGACCGGAGGATTCCTCGTCGATGGGGCAGGCACCCCATACTTGCGTACCGGCATCTTCGCACACTATGAGCCATTCGAGGCTCTGAGTATCATCGCCGGTATCGAGGGGGTCTGGTACACGCATTCGATTCAGAAGTCCATCGATCAGAAGGAAATGATGTATCAGGACTTCTCTCCTCATCTAAAGCCAGGATCGGCGCAGGGCAACGAAACCGCCGGGTTCTTTGGACCATCGCTTGAATTCGGCTGGCATTTCTGAGAATCTGGCACTCCGCCAAAACAATTCGTGTTGAAGCGAAAGCCCACCGTTCGGTGGGCTTTCGAACATTTGTTGGTCCAGAACGCCATGAAGGGGGAGGCTACCATTGAGAATCGATTCACGGGAACATCATGCGGCCACCCATTCTATACCCTCTTCCCCCGACTCTGACAAAAGCAGAGTAGAGCTGCCGAGCATTAAGATTCGGGTTCGCGGCCTGGGTGAAGGTGAAAATCCGGTCGATTTCTCTGTGGACGCCGCTGTTCTGGATTATGCGCCATTCGAAGACACCGTTCGAATCCACGGATCATTAGTCAGGGCTGGCGAACAAATACACCTGAAAGCGACGGCCTCGGCAGAAGGATCGTTCGAATGTACCCGATGCACCGAGCCATTTCGTCGCATAATCGACGCCCCAATCGCACTTGAATTCGTGCCTCCTCGACTGGAGCGGGACCCCAACGATCCTAACGTCCATGTGTATGATGCGGCAATCAATGCATATCTGGACATCACCGAAGATGTTCGCGATGCGCTGGCATTGGCCATCCCAATGAAACATCTCTGCCGGCCGGACTGCAAAGGGCTTTGCCCTGTCTGTGGAAAGGACCTCAACAAGGGTCCCTGTGGCCATTTGGAGCAGAGCGAGGAGGAAATCAAGTTTCCGGCACTCAAAAGTTTAGGTGAGCGTTTGCGTGCCGAAGAAGGGAATGCCGGGCCTTCCGAGCACGGGTTGTCCGACCGCGGACAGTAACGTTTTTCGTCCCTTTTCGATTTTTAGAGCGACATCATGCCAAATCCAACACATAGGAATTCACGGACCCGCCGCGATAAACGCCGGACCCATTACAAGCTTTCGAAGCCATCGTTTGGGAACTGCCCGAACTGCGGTTCGCCGAAACTACAACATACCGCGTGCGCGAGCTGCGGCTTTTACCGCGGTCGTTCGGTCTTCCAGCCGAAGGTCCAAAGCTGATCAACGCCTCGGGAATGATGAATGATGGATGATGAAGCGACCAGTTCATCATTCGCCATTCATCATTTATCATTTTGTCGATGACTGCCGCGCAAGCGCTTGTCGCCACTTCAGACCAACCTCTTACGATCGCACTCGATGCGATGGGTGGCGATTTTTCGCCGGCCAATGAAGTTGGTGGTGCGCTCCAGGCCGTGCGCGAACGAAAGGGTCGGCTCAAAGTCCTTCTCGTTGGTGTCCGTGAAGAGATCGAGCTGGAATTGAAGCGTGCCAATGCGATGGATGAACCCGGCATTGAGCTCGTTGCAGCTTCTGAAGTAATCGGGATGGAGGATGAGCCGGTTGCAGCGCTGCGGCAAAAGCGTGATTCTTCCATCGTCATTGGCTTCGATCTCGTAAAACAAGGACGCGCTTCAGCGTTTGTCAGTGCCGGTAATACAGGTGCAGTCATGAGCGGCGCGACGCTGCTGTTGGGTCGGATTCCAGGCATCAGCCGCCCGACGATTGGCTCCATGTTCCCACGACCCGATGGCGGCTTCACACTCCTCTTCGATGTTGGTGCAACAGTGGATTCCAAAGCAATCCATCTTCGCGAGTATGCCATCATGGGGTCGATCTATTCCGAGCAGATTCTGGGAATAAAGAATCCGCGCGTGGGGCTTCTGAGTGTTGGTGAAGAGCGATCGAAAGGCAACGAACTTGTTTTCGGCACAACGGAGCTGCTCGAAAAGTCGCACGTGAATTTTGCGGGAAATGTCGAAGGTCGCGATGTGTTCAAATCAACGGTCGATGTGATTGTTTGCGACGGATTCGTCGGCAACATCGTATTGAAGCTCGCCGAAAGTATGTTAACCGTCATGAAGACGATCATCCGTAACTATGCCTCACGCGGGATC is a genomic window of Bacteroidota bacterium containing:
- a CDS encoding helix-turn-helix transcriptional regulator is translated as MDIRRTVGDNIRGYRHKKNYTQEKLAVLSGLHINYISSVERGERNLGIVNLVKIAKALRIPSEYLLIPRSHESIGPAVNAAKKV
- the rpmF gene encoding 50S ribosomal protein L32, producing MPNPTHRNSRTRRDKRRTHYKLSKPSFGNCPNCGSPKLQHTACASCGFYRGRSVFQPKVQS
- a CDS encoding sigma-70 family RNA polymerase sigma factor; this encodes MRLIRRKGLAGTRADGMAAPREALSTAPHESATVLDAFADSLATPIAGATIASTATEPRYLSDEDLWQAFRSGEDAAFSMLYARYGDRLYAYLKFLLAHAPRHLDDVFQETWITVFKERGAFHANTTNAFSGWLFRVAHNLAISQVRRDQKTIPIDDLDFDSELIEGFVVEAAQETYGTPNPDEVMHQVSLAVEELPLLLREVFVLSEFDHLTLEQIGEMLGISRTNAKVRLFRARREIRERLANVLDL
- a CDS encoding DUF177 domain-containing protein; the protein is MDAAVLDYAPFEDTVRIHGSLVRAGEQIHLKATASAEGSFECTRCTEPFRRIIDAPIALEFVPPRLERDPNDPNVHVYDAAINAYLDITEDVRDALALAIPMKHLCRPDCKGLCPVCGKDLNKGPCGHLEQSEEEIKFPALKSLGERLRAEEGNAGPSEHGLSDRGQ
- the plsX gene encoding phosphate acyltransferase PlsX produces the protein MTAAQALVATSDQPLTIALDAMGGDFSPANEVGGALQAVRERKGRLKVLLVGVREEIELELKRANAMDEPGIELVAASEVIGMEDEPVAALRQKRDSSIVIGFDLVKQGRASAFVSAGNTGAVMSGATLLLGRIPGISRPTIGSMFPRPDGGFTLLFDVGATVDSKAIHLREYAIMGSIYSEQILGIKNPRVGLLSVGEERSKGNELVFGTTELLEKSHVNFAGNVEGRDVFKSTVDVIVCDGFVGNIVLKLAESMLTVMKTIIRNYASRGIWQKLKAAIAASVLRESLKDFDYQEHGGVPLLGVRGVTIIGHGRSTPKALKNMIFKAEEMVEKKIVEKIAHAVEVETVPA